GCGGAGCAGCTCGATCTCGTCAACAAGGCGCTCGTAAACAACCGGGTCAAGCAGCACCGCTGCGCTGCGGCCGTGCTGGGTCAAGATGACCGGGCGCTTGGTCGCATGCATCTGCTCGATGATCGCCGACGTGTTCGCACGGAACTCAGTGACAGGCCGAACGTCAGTCGT
The Actinomycetota bacterium genome window above contains:
- a CDS encoding type II toxin-antitoxin system Phd/YefM family antitoxin, which translates into the protein MPSLRPTTDVRPVTEFRANTSAIIEQMHATKRPVILTQHGRSAAVLLDPVVYERLVDEIELLRDLATAESQIAEGRTIPHDEVVRRMRAKYSL